Proteins co-encoded in one Nematostella vectensis chromosome 15, jaNemVect1.1, whole genome shotgun sequence genomic window:
- the LOC5522360 gene encoding uncharacterized protein LOC5522360 isoform X2, which produces MRWKCLILFLITLSCLVSPTRSNVVEGQNVSVTNSSEQDPRYRVPTLRVPQTQDPPTSPHPLTPENVGEQNNDTAFHTTQPSTAERSPLHYAGAKLLGVILSAAKTLTDYFPGLVNNVPEPLVNITSTQTSPTSQTHSNSSSPQHGGNTSQIQIYPSNTPAIAHEILPSRQSPSLETSHRESAVPPRQRLLPYQATALSQKEPILPPLEEAFSEKSSVSLPEAVPSDTLPIPPKENSYTAPQYDGESNRQLRNDTSRLLGQNLSILKTPKVLSSETYARAQQMPALPSTERPLAETSIAHQKPGLLQPQSLPLYNPSVTRENSTPIEGHIYGRSAVKHQEPGLVQALATSSYISPQIDGARTKEQNNGSLIMGENLIIPQTSQPDTPDVLHQDLALGHAQEMSPSTPTTKQKVQVLQPVESHLSRESALSQLEPVRTPTNPLPKDNLAASQRTQASENTLEPFGRQTEAHVDTSMVANNQILLETPTAQQEAVPDPVERLSSKIDNTYQTDVTDSTKQAIATSRSSIAQPSVRSDALKTDVSDKQSSLEGYRSMKSSQSQQTGAREEAKKVAMHDSVIDKLSAVEVQNRISDSAPGSVPDIGRAGKIASLSQLNLPNQPDGKATTTGQLGTGPDTRIRRSVADITDDILWDKNQDIDISGEGKIKTSVSIGVDPEMDLGEDNGDITQLPELHQDFDSSGDKITKLDSDVKFGTESEADSELDFDIDGGITDQTDSKEGSQPTYGRQYWPTVPNNMPTTLHDQTTPRGLLTELNASVDMTSAPKLNLSGVVNVENTSTGTTEGVPPGEHYITRDPEVYGVQLNRSRRNTGHLGEVRGHVPRPGSAHADYTRVFVVLSAILGVIILVMTTAFIITMFKYYRDKRRVIKSSLRSNDAEAMEKRARTDVMCPSPPPAPQVHNHRYHSPSPISYRPCYDENRHVIHGHNRDRSPSSVREEICYARSVIIRNEQEKQKDRRASETRNVIKHLTADRRHSLQEQLTLSKHVILEEGVDAMRELHAAANRKQLKEITDEHLGQWQSWLGDGIAAGRKVIMSAWSYMLEQEDRFSSNRPINDEQTPTAPNRSWKENFAERNSSVSGYQQVNMSECPLSPGQNQKEPGALPHKSAYSEGALISPNLLRNQNSAKEPAKRRVDHCDDGVCPQESFSLEEVCYRRSSELKNCQQDGQKKRRNSETRKVIQALTSSSNTRRQSLFDLLILARDVILASAHDKAHEKHVTEKRKVVRRITDHGESRRNSLQEDLITARSVIMETPEHKETRRKVLERLKVLRYVLDDPAHTRRRSSFADEVKYARSVIIRDGLGEKRAKRNRDCIRKSVVLGSSRFCFASYLASARWVIINPEVILQIEADANERSKNFIGHHNNPVLLPSARPQRHHSAPGDLTKSTRSSRLGYEGLEVRKTVSEGVARPPRRRKPTARSIRWKELHCNTSSSSSSQNTSPGTSPYTSSHQIGRSPNHALPHPSTGSPSQPSSRPSRGPSFYSAQGSFHSFTSLSPKPSPKSSFHSCIDSSTDSSYHSVTQKSRLPSTTSSNSSRTSSIHVPSFHSTQPANAPFTLPSTSLSFNTSSPPSPKPLSSYFSRSSTDIPPLLDPSLPSPKLSSSHFSRSSANSYPYPLTQSVLLSHSAPVTLKSPWSQSPTAKWGDHVTAESTAVTQEHDTDKSRISAPTILRGITGVAHHQSTADKSTRNIAGLGSTLSKKENFNRYQMDGVIRPEIILCIIDPGDEAKTEAKKEQSNELTNHVLPRDDVIIDMTTAEVEETYQNSH; this is translated from the exons ATGCGGTGGAAATGTTTGATTTTATTTCTGATAACTTTGTCATGTTTAGTATCCCCTACCAGAAGTAACGTAGTTGAAG GTCAAAATGTGAGTGTCACCAATTCATCGGAGCAAGACCCAAGGTATCGCGTCCCTACCTTACGCGTCCCACAAACACAAGACCCGCCAACCAGTCCTCATCCCTTGACGCCAGAGAATGTAGGAGAACAAAACAATGACACAGCCTTTCATACTACACAGCCATCAACGGCAGAAAGGTCTCCCTTGCATTATGCAG GTGCCAAGTTGTTGGGCGTCATTCTAAGTGCCGCTAAAACTCTCACTGACTATTTCCCGGGTCTCGTCAACAACGTTCCTGAACCGCTAGTAAACATCACTTCCACTCAAACCAGCCCAACCTCGCAAACGCATAGCAACTCTTCATCACCGCAACACGGAGGAAATACATCACAGATACAAATCTATCCTTCTAATACGCCTGCTATTGCACACGAGATTTTACCTTCAAGACAAAGTCCGTCCTTAGAAACTTCACATCGTGAATCGGCAGTTCCCCCGAGGCAAAGACTGCTACCGTACCAGGCAACTGCTTTGTCACAGAAAGAACCAATCTTGCCACCATTGGAAGAAGCGTTTTCTGAAAAATCATCAGTCTCCCTGCCGGAAGCAGTACCGTCTGATACCCTGCCAATACCTCCGAAAGAAAATTCCTATACAGCTCCTCAATATGACGGAGAAAGTAACAGACAACTAAGAAATGATACCTCGAGGTTATTGGGGCAGAACTTGTCAATTCTAAAAACACCGAAAGTACTTTCATCTGAGACGTATGCCCGCGCTCAACAAATGCCTGCCTTACCATCGACAGAACGACCTTTAGCTGAAACTTCTATAGCACATCAGAAACCTGGCTTATTGCAACCACAAAGTTTACCACTCTATAATCCTTCTGTGACACGGGAGAATTCAACACCAATAGAAGGTCATATATACGGAAGATCAGCGGTGAAACATCAAGAACCAGGATTGGTGCAAGCATTGGCAACCTCAAGTTACATCTCTCCTCAAATAGATGGAGCAAGAACAAAGGAACAGAATAATGGTTCCTTGATAATGGGAGAAAATTTAATAATACCGCAAACATCTCAGCCTGACACCCCGGATGTATTACACCAAGACCTAGCACTAGGGCATGCACAAGAAATGTCGCCTTCCACCCCAACTACAAAACAGAAAGTGCAAGTGTTACAACCTGTAGAAAGTCATTTATCGAGAGAATCAGCTCTCTCACAGCTTGAACCAGTAAGAACACCAACAAATCCACTGCCGAAGGATAACCTTGCTGCGTCACAACGAACTCAAGCAAGTGAAAACACGTTAGAACCCTTTGGGAGACAGACAGAAGCACACGTGGACACGTCAATGGTAGCAAACAACCAAATACTTCTCGAAACACCTACGGCGCAACAAGAAGCAGTTCCAGATCCAGTTGAAAGACTGTCGTCTAAAATTGATAACACTTATCAAACTGATGTTACAGATTCAACAAAACAAGCCATTGCCACGTCACGATCATCCATTGCACAGCCGTCTGTTCGCAGCGATGCATTGAAGACTGATGTCTCAGATAAGCAATCGAGCCTCGAAGGATATAGATCAATGAAGAGCTCACAATCTCAACAGACTGGTGCTAGGGAGGAGGCCAAGAAAGTGGCAATGCATGACTCAGTAATTGATAAATTGAGCGCTGTGGAAGTGCAAAACCGTATCTCGGACAGTGCCCCGGGAAGCGTTCCGGACATCGGACGGGCAGGGAAGATTGCCAGTCTCAGTCAACTAAACCTTCCCAACCAGCCCGATGGTAAAGCCACTACTACCGGACAGCTAGGGACTGGTCCGGACACCCGAATTCGTCGCTCTGTTGCGGACATCACGGACGATATACTGTGGGACAAGAACCAGGACATTGATATCTCTGGCGAAGGAAAGATAAAGACAAGTGTAAGTATAGGAGTGGACCCGGAAATGGATCTGGGAGAGGATAATGGAGATATAACACAGCTACCTGAATTGCATCAAGACTTCGACTCTTCTGGTGATAAGATTACTAAACTAGACTCAGATGTAAAATTTGGAACAGAATCAGAGGCGGACTCCGAACTGGATTTCGATATAGATGGTGGAATAACTGACCAGACAGATTCTAAGGAAGGTAGTCAACCAACATATGGCCGTCAGTACTGGCCGACCGTCCCAAATAACATGCCTACCACACTGCACGACCAAACTACGCCACGTGGCCTACTCACTGAGCTAAATGCAAGCGTTGACATGACATCAGCACCGAAGCTTAACCTCTCAGGGGTGGTAAACGTGGAAAATACGAGTACTGGCACGACTGAGGGAGTGCCTCCAGGGGAGCATTACATCACACGCGACCCAGAGGTATATGGTGTGCAGCTGAACAGAAGCCGCAGAAACACAG GTCACCTGGGCGAAGTTCGTGGTCACGTGCCCCGTCCTGGCTCCGCCCACGCTGATTACACAAGGGTCTTCGTCGTGCTAAGTGCCATCCTTGGGGTGATAATTCTGGTGATGACCACCGCGTTCATCATCACAATGTTCAAATACTACCG AGATAAGCGAAGAGTAATAAAATCAAGTCTACGCTCAAATGACGCCGAAGCAATGGAAAAGAGAGCACGTACAG ATGTAATGTGTCCCTCTCCACCACCAGCTCCACAGGTCCACAATCATCGCTACCACAG CCCGAGCCCGATAAGTTACCGGCCCTGCTATGATGAAAACCGTCACGTGATTCACGGCCACAACAGAGATCGGAGCCCATCATCTGTACGGGAGGAGATCTGCTACGCACGCTCAGTTATCATAAGAAATGAACAGGAAAAGCAGAAAGACCGTAGGGCATCAGAAACCCG GAATGTGATCAAACACTTGACTGCCGACAGACGTCACTCGCTCCAGGAACAACTCACCCTCAGCAAACACGTGATCTTGGAGGAGGGCGTGGACGCCATGAGGGAGCTGCACGCTGCAGCCAATAGGAAACAACTGAAAGAGATCACAGATGAACATCTAGGCCAATGGCAGAGCTGGCTTGGGGACGGAATTGCTGCGGGTCGAAAAGTCATTATGAGTGCATGGAGTTATATGCTGGAGCAGGAGGACAGGTTTTCTTCGAACAGACCCATTAACGATGAACAAACCCCGACCGCCCCGAACCGCTCATGGAAAGAAAATTTCGCTGAGCGAAATAGTTCGGTTTCCGGATATCAGCAGGTTAATATGAGTGAATGCCCTCTTTCGCCGGGACAGAATCAAAAGGAACCCGGGGCTTTACCACATAAGTCTGCTTACAGTGAAGGAGCTTTGATCTCTCCAAACCTCTTACGGAATCAAAATAGCGCAAAAGAGCCGGCAAAACGGCGAGTAGATCACTGTGATGATGGCGTGTGTCCACAGGAATCCTTCTCCTTGGAGGAGGTTTGTTACAGGCGCTCTTCTGAATTGAAAAACTGTCAGCAAGATGGACAGAAGAAGAGAAGAAATTCAGAAACCAG GAAAGTTATCCAAGCGCTCACCTCGTCCTCAAACACACGTCGGCAATCGCTCTTTGACCTGCTTATCCTCGCACGCGATGTGATACTTGCGAGCGCGCACGACAAGGCACACGAAAAACACGTGACCGAGAAGCGTAAAGTTGTGCGAAGAATTACGGACCATGGGGAAAGTCGGCGCAACTCACTTCAAGAAGATCTAATTACAGCTCGAAGTGTGATTATGGAGACGCCGGAACATAAAGAGACTCGGAGAAAAGTCTTAGAAAGGCTCAAG GTTCTTCGTTATGTGTTAGATGATCCCGCACACACCCGTCGGCGGTCCTCGTTTGCGGACGAAGTAAAGTATGCGAGGTCAGTCATTATAAGGGATGGACTTGGAGAAAAACGTGCGAAAAGAAATAG GGACTGCATACGAAAGAGTGTTGTGTTAGGCTCCTCGAGATTCTGCTTCGCGAGTTACCTCGCGTCTGCGCGGTGGGTCATCATTAATCCAGAAGTGATTCTCCAAATCGAGGCCGATGCTAATGAACGATCGAAGAACTTCATAGGTCACCACAACAACCCAGTCCTCCTACCGTCAGCACGACCACAGCGACACCATAGCGCTCCGGGCGACCTAACTAAGTCAACTAGGTCAAGCCGATTGGGTTACGAGGGACTTGAGGTTAGGAAGACGGTTTCCGAGGGCGTGGCTCGACCCCCTCGCCGCCGTAAACCAACTGCACGCAGCATCCGATGGAAAGAGCTCCATTGCAATACCTCTTCCTCTTCGTCGTCCCAAAATACCTCTCCCGGTACCTCCCCTTACACCTCTTCCCATCAGATTGGTCGCAGCCCTAACCACGCCCTTCCCCATCCGTCCACGGGGTCACCCAGTCAACCCTCCTCTAGACCATCTCGGGGTCCATCCTTTTATTCCGCCCAGGGCTCGTTTCACTCGTTTACGTCACTCTCCCCCAAGCCTTCCCCTAAGTCATCTTTTCACTCTTGCATTGATTCCTCCACAGACTCCTCCTACCACTCAGTCACACAGAAATCCCGTCTACCGTCCACAACATCATCTAACTCCAGTAGGACTTCTTCCATTCACGTACCCTCTTTCCACTCCACTCAACCAGCAAATGCCCCCTTCACCCTACCTTCTACTAGCCTCTCCTTCAACACATCTTCCCCTCCCTCACCTAAACCATTATCAAGCTATTTCTCCCGCTCTTCGACTGACATTCCTCCCCTACTCGATCCGTCCCTTCCCTCCCCTAAACTCTCGTCTAGTCACTTCTCTCGATCATCAGCCAATTCCTATCCCTACCCCCTAACGCAGTCTGTCTTGCTATCCCACTCTGCTCCCGTTACATTGAAGTCGCCCTGGAGCCAAAGCCCCACCGCAAAATGGGGGGATCATGTTACTGCAGAATCTACAGCAGTAACCCAGGAACATGATACTGACAAAAGCCGTATTTCTGCGCCCACAATACTCAGAGGTATAACAGGAGTCGCGCATCATCAAAGTACCGCTGACAAGTCTACAAGAAATATCGCGGGCTTGGGTAGTACCCtatcaaagaaagaaaacttcAACCGATATCAGATGGACGGAGTGATACGCCCTGAAATAATTCTGTGTATTATCGACCCCGGAGACGAGGCAAAGACTGAAGCAAAGAAGGAGCAATCAAACGAATTGACCAATCATGTACTGCCAAGAGATGACGTCATTATTGATATGACAACGGCGGAAGTGGAAGAGACTTACCAGAATTCCCACTGA
- the LOC5522360 gene encoding uncharacterized protein LOC5522360 isoform X1, whose translation MRWKCLILFLITLSCLVSPTRSNVVEGQNVSVTNSSEQDPRYRVPTLRVPQTQDPPTSPHPLTPENVGEQNNDTAFHTTQPSTAERSPLHYAGAKLLGVILSAAKTLTDYFPGLVNNVPEPLVNITSTQTSPTSQTHSNSSSPQHGGNTSQIQIYPSNTPAIAHEILPSRQSPSLETSHRESAVPPRQRLLPYQATALSQKEPILPPLEEAFSEKSSVSLPEAVPSDTLPIPPKENSYTAPQYDGESNRQLRNDTSRLLGQNLSILKTPKVLSSETYARAQQMPALPSTERPLAETSIAHQKPGLLQPQSLPLYNPSVTRENSTPIEGHIYGRSAVKHQEPGLVQALATSSYISPQIDGARTKEQNNGSLIMGENLIIPQTSQPDTPDVLHQDLALGHAQEMSPSTPTTKQKVQVLQPVESHLSRESALSQLEPVRTPTNPLPKDNLAASQRTQASENTLEPFGRQTEAHVDTSMVANNQILLETPTAQQEAVPDPVERLSSKIDNTYQTDVTDSTKQAIATSRSSIAQPSVRSDALKTDVSDKQSSLEGYRSMKSSQSQQTGAREEAKKVAMHDSVIDKLSAVEVQNRISDSAPGSVPDIGRAGKIASLSQLNLPNQPDGKATTTGQLGTGPDTRIRRSVADITDDILWDKNQDIDISGEGKIKTSVSIGVDPEMDLGEDNGDITQLPELHQDFDSSGDKITKLDSDVKFGTESEADSELDFDIDGGITDQTDSKEGSQPTYGRQYWPTVPNNMPTTLHDQTTPRGLLTELNASVDMTSAPKLNLSGVVNVENTSTGTTEGVPPGEHYITRDPEVYGVQLNRSRRNTGHLGEVRGHVPRPGSAHADYTRVFVVLSAILGVIILVMTTAFIITMFKYYRDKRRVIKSSLRSNDAEAMEKRARTGNVMCPSPPPAPQVHNHRYHSPSPISYRPCYDENRHVIHGHNRDRSPSSVREEICYARSVIIRNEQEKQKDRRASETRNVIKHLTADRRHSLQEQLTLSKHVILEEGVDAMRELHAAANRKQLKEITDEHLGQWQSWLGDGIAAGRKVIMSAWSYMLEQEDRFSSNRPINDEQTPTAPNRSWKENFAERNSSVSGYQQVNMSECPLSPGQNQKEPGALPHKSAYSEGALISPNLLRNQNSAKEPAKRRVDHCDDGVCPQESFSLEEVCYRRSSELKNCQQDGQKKRRNSETRKVIQALTSSSNTRRQSLFDLLILARDVILASAHDKAHEKHVTEKRKVVRRITDHGESRRNSLQEDLITARSVIMETPEHKETRRKVLERLKVLRYVLDDPAHTRRRSSFADEVKYARSVIIRDGLGEKRAKRNRDCIRKSVVLGSSRFCFASYLASARWVIINPEVILQIEADANERSKNFIGHHNNPVLLPSARPQRHHSAPGDLTKSTRSSRLGYEGLEVRKTVSEGVARPPRRRKPTARSIRWKELHCNTSSSSSSQNTSPGTSPYTSSHQIGRSPNHALPHPSTGSPSQPSSRPSRGPSFYSAQGSFHSFTSLSPKPSPKSSFHSCIDSSTDSSYHSVTQKSRLPSTTSSNSSRTSSIHVPSFHSTQPANAPFTLPSTSLSFNTSSPPSPKPLSSYFSRSSTDIPPLLDPSLPSPKLSSSHFSRSSANSYPYPLTQSVLLSHSAPVTLKSPWSQSPTAKWGDHVTAESTAVTQEHDTDKSRISAPTILRGITGVAHHQSTADKSTRNIAGLGSTLSKKENFNRYQMDGVIRPEIILCIIDPGDEAKTEAKKEQSNELTNHVLPRDDVIIDMTTAEVEETYQNSH comes from the exons ATGCGGTGGAAATGTTTGATTTTATTTCTGATAACTTTGTCATGTTTAGTATCCCCTACCAGAAGTAACGTAGTTGAAG GTCAAAATGTGAGTGTCACCAATTCATCGGAGCAAGACCCAAGGTATCGCGTCCCTACCTTACGCGTCCCACAAACACAAGACCCGCCAACCAGTCCTCATCCCTTGACGCCAGAGAATGTAGGAGAACAAAACAATGACACAGCCTTTCATACTACACAGCCATCAACGGCAGAAAGGTCTCCCTTGCATTATGCAG GTGCCAAGTTGTTGGGCGTCATTCTAAGTGCCGCTAAAACTCTCACTGACTATTTCCCGGGTCTCGTCAACAACGTTCCTGAACCGCTAGTAAACATCACTTCCACTCAAACCAGCCCAACCTCGCAAACGCATAGCAACTCTTCATCACCGCAACACGGAGGAAATACATCACAGATACAAATCTATCCTTCTAATACGCCTGCTATTGCACACGAGATTTTACCTTCAAGACAAAGTCCGTCCTTAGAAACTTCACATCGTGAATCGGCAGTTCCCCCGAGGCAAAGACTGCTACCGTACCAGGCAACTGCTTTGTCACAGAAAGAACCAATCTTGCCACCATTGGAAGAAGCGTTTTCTGAAAAATCATCAGTCTCCCTGCCGGAAGCAGTACCGTCTGATACCCTGCCAATACCTCCGAAAGAAAATTCCTATACAGCTCCTCAATATGACGGAGAAAGTAACAGACAACTAAGAAATGATACCTCGAGGTTATTGGGGCAGAACTTGTCAATTCTAAAAACACCGAAAGTACTTTCATCTGAGACGTATGCCCGCGCTCAACAAATGCCTGCCTTACCATCGACAGAACGACCTTTAGCTGAAACTTCTATAGCACATCAGAAACCTGGCTTATTGCAACCACAAAGTTTACCACTCTATAATCCTTCTGTGACACGGGAGAATTCAACACCAATAGAAGGTCATATATACGGAAGATCAGCGGTGAAACATCAAGAACCAGGATTGGTGCAAGCATTGGCAACCTCAAGTTACATCTCTCCTCAAATAGATGGAGCAAGAACAAAGGAACAGAATAATGGTTCCTTGATAATGGGAGAAAATTTAATAATACCGCAAACATCTCAGCCTGACACCCCGGATGTATTACACCAAGACCTAGCACTAGGGCATGCACAAGAAATGTCGCCTTCCACCCCAACTACAAAACAGAAAGTGCAAGTGTTACAACCTGTAGAAAGTCATTTATCGAGAGAATCAGCTCTCTCACAGCTTGAACCAGTAAGAACACCAACAAATCCACTGCCGAAGGATAACCTTGCTGCGTCACAACGAACTCAAGCAAGTGAAAACACGTTAGAACCCTTTGGGAGACAGACAGAAGCACACGTGGACACGTCAATGGTAGCAAACAACCAAATACTTCTCGAAACACCTACGGCGCAACAAGAAGCAGTTCCAGATCCAGTTGAAAGACTGTCGTCTAAAATTGATAACACTTATCAAACTGATGTTACAGATTCAACAAAACAAGCCATTGCCACGTCACGATCATCCATTGCACAGCCGTCTGTTCGCAGCGATGCATTGAAGACTGATGTCTCAGATAAGCAATCGAGCCTCGAAGGATATAGATCAATGAAGAGCTCACAATCTCAACAGACTGGTGCTAGGGAGGAGGCCAAGAAAGTGGCAATGCATGACTCAGTAATTGATAAATTGAGCGCTGTGGAAGTGCAAAACCGTATCTCGGACAGTGCCCCGGGAAGCGTTCCGGACATCGGACGGGCAGGGAAGATTGCCAGTCTCAGTCAACTAAACCTTCCCAACCAGCCCGATGGTAAAGCCACTACTACCGGACAGCTAGGGACTGGTCCGGACACCCGAATTCGTCGCTCTGTTGCGGACATCACGGACGATATACTGTGGGACAAGAACCAGGACATTGATATCTCTGGCGAAGGAAAGATAAAGACAAGTGTAAGTATAGGAGTGGACCCGGAAATGGATCTGGGAGAGGATAATGGAGATATAACACAGCTACCTGAATTGCATCAAGACTTCGACTCTTCTGGTGATAAGATTACTAAACTAGACTCAGATGTAAAATTTGGAACAGAATCAGAGGCGGACTCCGAACTGGATTTCGATATAGATGGTGGAATAACTGACCAGACAGATTCTAAGGAAGGTAGTCAACCAACATATGGCCGTCAGTACTGGCCGACCGTCCCAAATAACATGCCTACCACACTGCACGACCAAACTACGCCACGTGGCCTACTCACTGAGCTAAATGCAAGCGTTGACATGACATCAGCACCGAAGCTTAACCTCTCAGGGGTGGTAAACGTGGAAAATACGAGTACTGGCACGACTGAGGGAGTGCCTCCAGGGGAGCATTACATCACACGCGACCCAGAGGTATATGGTGTGCAGCTGAACAGAAGCCGCAGAAACACAG GTCACCTGGGCGAAGTTCGTGGTCACGTGCCCCGTCCTGGCTCCGCCCACGCTGATTACACAAGGGTCTTCGTCGTGCTAAGTGCCATCCTTGGGGTGATAATTCTGGTGATGACCACCGCGTTCATCATCACAATGTTCAAATACTACCG AGATAAGCGAAGAGTAATAAAATCAAGTCTACGCTCAAATGACGCCGAAGCAATGGAAAAGAGAGCACGTACAGGTA ATGTAATGTGTCCCTCTCCACCACCAGCTCCACAGGTCCACAATCATCGCTACCACAG CCCGAGCCCGATAAGTTACCGGCCCTGCTATGATGAAAACCGTCACGTGATTCACGGCCACAACAGAGATCGGAGCCCATCATCTGTACGGGAGGAGATCTGCTACGCACGCTCAGTTATCATAAGAAATGAACAGGAAAAGCAGAAAGACCGTAGGGCATCAGAAACCCG GAATGTGATCAAACACTTGACTGCCGACAGACGTCACTCGCTCCAGGAACAACTCACCCTCAGCAAACACGTGATCTTGGAGGAGGGCGTGGACGCCATGAGGGAGCTGCACGCTGCAGCCAATAGGAAACAACTGAAAGAGATCACAGATGAACATCTAGGCCAATGGCAGAGCTGGCTTGGGGACGGAATTGCTGCGGGTCGAAAAGTCATTATGAGTGCATGGAGTTATATGCTGGAGCAGGAGGACAGGTTTTCTTCGAACAGACCCATTAACGATGAACAAACCCCGACCGCCCCGAACCGCTCATGGAAAGAAAATTTCGCTGAGCGAAATAGTTCGGTTTCCGGATATCAGCAGGTTAATATGAGTGAATGCCCTCTTTCGCCGGGACAGAATCAAAAGGAACCCGGGGCTTTACCACATAAGTCTGCTTACAGTGAAGGAGCTTTGATCTCTCCAAACCTCTTACGGAATCAAAATAGCGCAAAAGAGCCGGCAAAACGGCGAGTAGATCACTGTGATGATGGCGTGTGTCCACAGGAATCCTTCTCCTTGGAGGAGGTTTGTTACAGGCGCTCTTCTGAATTGAAAAACTGTCAGCAAGATGGACAGAAGAAGAGAAGAAATTCAGAAACCAG GAAAGTTATCCAAGCGCTCACCTCGTCCTCAAACACACGTCGGCAATCGCTCTTTGACCTGCTTATCCTCGCACGCGATGTGATACTTGCGAGCGCGCACGACAAGGCACACGAAAAACACGTGACCGAGAAGCGTAAAGTTGTGCGAAGAATTACGGACCATGGGGAAAGTCGGCGCAACTCACTTCAAGAAGATCTAATTACAGCTCGAAGTGTGATTATGGAGACGCCGGAACATAAAGAGACTCGGAGAAAAGTCTTAGAAAGGCTCAAG GTTCTTCGTTATGTGTTAGATGATCCCGCACACACCCGTCGGCGGTCCTCGTTTGCGGACGAAGTAAAGTATGCGAGGTCAGTCATTATAAGGGATGGACTTGGAGAAAAACGTGCGAAAAGAAATAG GGACTGCATACGAAAGAGTGTTGTGTTAGGCTCCTCGAGATTCTGCTTCGCGAGTTACCTCGCGTCTGCGCGGTGGGTCATCATTAATCCAGAAGTGATTCTCCAAATCGAGGCCGATGCTAATGAACGATCGAAGAACTTCATAGGTCACCACAACAACCCAGTCCTCCTACCGTCAGCACGACCACAGCGACACCATAGCGCTCCGGGCGACCTAACTAAGTCAACTAGGTCAAGCCGATTGGGTTACGAGGGACTTGAGGTTAGGAAGACGGTTTCCGAGGGCGTGGCTCGACCCCCTCGCCGCCGTAAACCAACTGCACGCAGCATCCGATGGAAAGAGCTCCATTGCAATACCTCTTCCTCTTCGTCGTCCCAAAATACCTCTCCCGGTACCTCCCCTTACACCTCTTCCCATCAGATTGGTCGCAGCCCTAACCACGCCCTTCCCCATCCGTCCACGGGGTCACCCAGTCAACCCTCCTCTAGACCATCTCGGGGTCCATCCTTTTATTCCGCCCAGGGCTCGTTTCACTCGTTTACGTCACTCTCCCCCAAGCCTTCCCCTAAGTCATCTTTTCACTCTTGCATTGATTCCTCCACAGACTCCTCCTACCACTCAGTCACACAGAAATCCCGTCTACCGTCCACAACATCATCTAACTCCAGTAGGACTTCTTCCATTCACGTACCCTCTTTCCACTCCACTCAACCAGCAAATGCCCCCTTCACCCTACCTTCTACTAGCCTCTCCTTCAACACATCTTCCCCTCCCTCACCTAAACCATTATCAAGCTATTTCTCCCGCTCTTCGACTGACATTCCTCCCCTACTCGATCCGTCCCTTCCCTCCCCTAAACTCTCGTCTAGTCACTTCTCTCGATCATCAGCCAATTCCTATCCCTACCCCCTAACGCAGTCTGTCTTGCTATCCCACTCTGCTCCCGTTACATTGAAGTCGCCCTGGAGCCAAAGCCCCACCGCAAAATGGGGGGATCATGTTACTGCAGAATCTACAGCAGTAACCCAGGAACATGATACTGACAAAAGCCGTATTTCTGCGCCCACAATACTCAGAGGTATAACAGGAGTCGCGCATCATCAAAGTACCGCTGACAAGTCTACAAGAAATATCGCGGGCTTGGGTAGTACCCtatcaaagaaagaaaacttcAACCGATATCAGATGGACGGAGTGATACGCCCTGAAATAATTCTGTGTATTATCGACCCCGGAGACGAGGCAAAGACTGAAGCAAAGAAGGAGCAATCAAACGAATTGACCAATCATGTACTGCCAAGAGATGACGTCATTATTGATATGACAACGGCGGAAGTGGAAGAGACTTACCAGAATTCCCACTGA